The stretch of DNA TTTACTTGAGTTATTTTCATTAACATCTTATCACCTATTACTTATTGAGAACTTTGCAAAATTATGGTTACTGCCTATTAGGTGAGCATTTTCGAAATATTTATCGGGCAATTTTCGAGGTTCCAGAGAGAAAATTGCTTTGTCAAACATATATCTCAATGCGAACCGGCAGTAACCCGAGCTTTGCGAGTATTTTGCAAAGTTCTCTATTGTGTTTGAATAAGAGGTGATATAAAAAGTATGCCATAAAGAGAGTACGTAATAAGTCTTTACTAGGTTTTAGCGCCGGTTCAGCTTCAAATGAGATTAAACATTGGATTTTTCTCTCTGGCACTCCGAAAAATCCCCAAAGTGAATTTGAGTAGAGCTTCACAAAATAGGCGCTAAAACCCCAGACTTATTACGTACTAAAGAGAGTAACACATATAAATAGCAATTTCCAAAAATCAGTTATGTTTGATGTAATTACTGTGGGAAGTGCTGTTATTGATATTTTTGCTTTAACAGATGTTCGAGTAATACATAATTATATCTCTTTCCCTCTTGGAACAAAAATGCTTATTCAACAAACATCTCTCTCAACTGGAGGTGGAGCGACAAATACCGCAGTTGCTTTAAGCAGGCTTGGATTAAAAACTGGATGCATCTCTAAGATCGGTTGTGATTACAACGGTCATTTTCTTTGCGATGAATTAAAAAAAGAGAAGGTAACTTATATTGCGAGCACATGCGATGGAACAACTGCTTATTCCATAATCCTTTCGAGCACCCATGCCCGTGATAGAACTATTTTAACGCATAAAGGAATAACAAATGAATTATCTTTTTCAGAAGTCCCAAAAAATAAACTAAGGACAAGATGGTTTTACTTCTGCACTTTACTTAATTCTGCGTATACCGCCTTAGAGCAATTAGCGATTTATGCAGAAAAAAATAAGATTAAAATTGCTTTTAATCCAACAACATATCTTGTAAAAAAAGGTCCGAAATATCTCCAAAAAATTTTATCTAAAACTAACATGTTATTTCTTAATCGAGAAGAAGCAGTATTATTAACAAATACCTTAACGAGAAATAAATCGATGCCCCATCTTCTCAAAGCTTGTTACAAACTTGTTCCTCATATTGTTATTATTACTGATGGAAACAAGGGCGCATATTGTTATGATGGCAGGTATGTTTATAGTATACCAGCAACAAAGGTAAGAGTAGTTGAAACAACAGGGGCAGGAGATGCGTTTACTTCAACCTTTTTAGCAGGTTTTATTAAAACAAAGAATATTGAAAAAAGTTTAAAATTAGCTCTTGTTAATGCACAATCCGTCTTGCAATACCATGGCGCTAAAAATAAATTATTACTCTGGGAAGAAGCTTTGCAAGAAAGCAAAAAGATAAAATACAAGGTTAAAAAACAGAGGCTATCTTTATGAACAACCTTAAGCTTTTTGCCTGGACAGGTATCATTATTACCGTTGTTCACTTAACTATATATTTCATAAAACCCTATAATTTTGTATTATTTATGATTGGTTTTGGGATTATTTATCTTGTGTTTGTACAGGGGATTAAATATATCAAACACAAATATAACATTTGATTCTAGATAAAAGATAGTAATGCATTAACCATATGCATTAACCATATATAAGAATGGCGATGCCGCGATTACCACCAGCTTTTTAATAAAACTTGGGAAAAACACAGCAAGTACAACACTCACGCGGTTCGGTTGTACGAATAAAACAAATAATTAACCATATGCATTAACCATATATAAGAATGGCGATGCCGCGATTTGAACGCGGGACATCTACGTATCTCAGTAGATAACCTAGTTATGAGCGTAGCACTCTAACCAGGCTGAGTTACATCGCCCTTTCTAAGATAAAACTCGTAAAGTACTTTTAAATATTCTGTTTTTGAAAATAGAAACATTTTTATTTAGGAACATTTCTGTGGTGGCTTATGGGTAAAAAGGGGATATTATTTCTGATCGTTATTTGCATGACAATACTCTCAACAGCGCTGGTAGCAGCAGGCAACGAATCAATTGAACTTAAGCTAAATGAGCAAACAACTGTTTCAGGCGTTACTATTTATTTTCATGCATTAGTAAATAATGCTGAAGCGATGTTTAAGTTCAATGGGAAAACTATTTTCCTTAAGCGCGGCGAAGTAACAAAAGTATCTGGTATGACTGCAACACTTGACCAAGTTCTTAATAAAGCTGACGAAACCAGAGCTTGGATTACGGTAACTATCCCTTTTGTTTGCGGAGATAATACTTGTGAAGAGAATGAAAAGAATTATTGCTGCAGTGATTGTGGATGTCCTGATGGTTATGATTGCACTGAAGATC from Candidatus Woesearchaeota archaeon encodes:
- a CDS encoding carbohydrate kinase family protein, which gives rise to MFDVITVGSAVIDIFALTDVRVIHNYISFPLGTKMLIQQTSLSTGGGATNTAVALSRLGLKTGCISKIGCDYNGHFLCDELKKEKVTYIASTCDGTTAYSIILSSTHARDRTILTHKGITNELSFSEVPKNKLRTRWFYFCTLLNSAYTALEQLAIYAEKNKIKIAFNPTTYLVKKGPKYLQKILSKTNMLFLNREEAVLLTNTLTRNKSMPHLLKACYKLVPHIVIITDGNKGAYCYDGRYVYSIPATKVRVVETTGAGDAFTSTFLAGFIKTKNIEKSLKLALVNAQSVLQYHGAKNKLLLWEEALQESKKIKYKVKKQRLSL